The following are encoded in a window of Onthophagus taurus isolate NC chromosome 3, IU_Otau_3.0, whole genome shotgun sequence genomic DNA:
- the LOC139429338 gene encoding uncharacterized protein, with protein MAKSMDMKRRFNEEIHKLKLTKGKNTQLFTRDEYYSILTKVQVAKEKLASKTPEEYQGVEGQIKPQNGRNRSPYDAMFGSKPKVGLKSVLPSFDGLPEIVSEEDLETMLNDDDSDKGQNIILDRADDNISTDENLTVVTHSSSVTIEPQPRPEPGQPSADTINDEPQPENQQHTVDTINETLDQTINLLGDHIYSHKIPDHLKNHKVKIVEDKDNILASLDSVRHAEWISELDNFEQDETQRYINRIIDRCLTVDIKIHTQRDQLQEEALHQVNHLIDSLVITLKTDDEQARERCISYMNACASHNLYEITDKKFENALLGCTLDDQKRVKKRLHGLLSYLEKLDVTCEGD; from the exons ATGGCGAAATCCATGGATATGAAAAGACGTTTTAACGAagaaattcataaattaaaattaacgaaagGGAAAAACACTCAGTTGTTTACTCGTGATGagtattattcaattttaaccaAAGTGCAAGTGGCCAAAGAAAAGCTCGCAAGCAAAACTCCTGAGGAATATCAAGGAGTCGAG GGACAAATAAAACCACAAAATGGTCGCAATCGCAGTCCTTACGATGCTATGTTTGGCTCCAAACCCAAAGTAGGTTTAAAATCAGTCTTGCCATCATTTGACGGATTGCCGGAAATAGTAAGTGAAGAAGACCTTGAGACAATGTTAAATGATGATGATTCCGATAAAGgtcaaaacataattttagaCAGAGCGGATGATAATATTAGCACAGATGAAAACTTAACCGTTGTTACTCATTCTAGTTCTGTTACGATTGAACCTCAACCTCGTCCTGAACCGGGACAACCTTCTGCCGATACAATAAATGACGAACCTCAGCCAGAAAATCAACAACATACTGTGGACACAATAAATGAAACCCTCGACCAGACGATCAACT TACTTGGCGACCATATTTACAGTCACAAAATACCAGATCATCTGAAAAATCACAAGGTAAAAATAGTGGAGGATAAAGATAACATTTTGGCTAGTTTGGATTCTGTTAGACATGCTGAATGGATATCGGAATTAGATAATT TTGAGCAAGACGAAACGCAACGTTATATAAATAGAATCATTGATCGTTGTTTAACAgtagatataaaaattcaCACACAAAGAGATCAACTTCAAGAAGAGGCATTACATCAAGTAAATCATTTAATAGATTCTTTAGTAATTACATTGAAAACTGATGATGAACAAGCAAGAGAACGGTGTATTTCCTACATGAACGCATGCGCTTCTCATAATCTTTATGAAATAActgataaaaaatttgaaaatgcttTACTCGGATGCACATTGGATGATCAAAAGCGGGTAAAAAAACGACTTCATGGATTATTGAGTTATCTGGAAAAGCTGGATGTTACTTGCGAAGGTGATTGA